A single window of Venturia canescens isolate UGA chromosome 3, ASM1945775v1, whole genome shotgun sequence DNA harbors:
- the LOC122407591 gene encoding protein zerknuellt 1-like, giving the protein MIIGKFALSNSTLQCGGQNTVMDQSVYPFSPESVASNGSPRNWTGQNYNANAYPQDQLYTGWQNSEAMGTQSNQVQRRSFLPNIVTKAVKARLSEQSNIQHAASSNGHVKNSNGSKQPTGKRTRTAYSSVQLATLETEFHTRQYLNRTTRIGLATSLELSERQIKIWFQNRRMKFKKEQPRESANNKKLTKSSAKNSVASRQPRSSVKNSPVPESPKHWSNLNDNNPRANPANSLAGLTIPPSDCLANGMTSLPTTMTIVPTSTTDSFSYDQSVQAPGSVNSDNTCYHYGCEGDFQNSPETQEPWTPNGNIGSLFNPQQHQNFETQSNWYTTAQWQNKDAPCFPTNQHIAWNAPQYQYSGNFQRNEIAPCNYSNLNYNPHPNQSIQYPLPENYVLPVLTDLSMWLPPTDDHMENQDVNCSFTNL; this is encoded by the exons ATGATTATCGGCAAGTTCGCTCTTAGCAATTCGACACTCCAATGTGGAGGACAAAACACCGTAATGGATCAATCGGTTTATCCGTTTTCACCTGAAAGCGTCGCATCTAACGGGTCACCGAGGAACTGGACCGGCCAAAATTATAACGCAAACGCCTATCCTCAAGATCAACTCTATACCGGCTGGCAAAACTCTGAAGCAATGGGGACGCAGTCCAATCAAGTTCAGCGACGGTCCTTCCTACCAAACATCGTTACGAAAGCAGTCAAAGCCCGCCTCTCTGAGCAGTCCAATATCCAGCATGCAGCATCTTCCAACGGTCATG ttaaaaactcaaatggGAGCAAGCAACCGACCGGCAAGCGTACAAGGACGGCGTACTCGAGTGTCCAATTGGCTACGTTGGAGACAGAATTTCATACGAGGCAATACTTGAATCGTACCACGCGAATCGGACTGGCAACGTCGCTGGAACTATCCGAGAGGCAGATCAAGATATGGTTCCAAAATCGTCGTATGAAGTTCAAGAAAGAGCAGCCTCGCGAATCggcaaacaataaaaaattgacgaagTCGTCGGCGAAAAACAGCGTCGCGTCTCGTCAACCCCGGAGCTCCGTTAAGAATTCACCCGTTCCGGAGTCTCCGAAACATTGGTCGAATCTTAACGACAACAATCCTCGTGCCAATCCTGCCAATTCGTTGGCGGGTTTGACCATTCCGCCCAGTGATTGTCTGGCTAACGGAATGACATCGTTGCCGACCACAATGACGATAGTGCCGACATCAACAACGGACTCATTCAGCTATGACCAATCGGTCCAAGCTCCCGGATCCGTTAATTCCGACAACACTTGTTATCATTACGGTTGCGAgggagattttcaaaattctccaGAAACTCAAGAGCCCTGGACTCCGAACGGAAACATCGGAAGCCTGTTCAATCCGCAACAGCACCAGAACTTCGAAACACAATCGAACTGGTACACGACCGCTCAATGGCAAAACAAGGACGCACCCTGCTTTCCCACTAATCAACACATCGCCTGGAACGCCCCGCAATATCAATATTCGGGCAACTTTCAACGAAACGAGATCGCCCCCTGCAATTATTCCAATCTCAATTATAATCCACATCCCAACCAAAGTATTCAATACCCCCTGCCAGAAAATTATGTTTTACCGGTCTTGACCGATCTCTCCATGTGGCTCCCACCAACTGACGACCACATGGAGAATCAAGATGTTAATTGTAGCTTTACGaatttgtaa